Genomic DNA from Streptomyces venezuelae:
GCGCGGCGAGCTGAAAGAGGCGGGGCGCTGGTACCTCAACTCCGCCAAGGACGGCGAGGCCCGTGCGGCCTGCGCCCTCGGCTTCCTCCTCCGGGACGCCGGCGACGAGGAGAGCGCCGCCGTGTGGTGGCTCAAGGCCGCCCAGGACGGTGACGGCAACGCCGCGAACGCGCTGGGCGCCCTGCACGCCGAGCGGGGCGAGACGCAGACCGCCGAGCGCTGGTACCGCGCCGCCATGGACGCGGGTGACGTGAACGGCGCGTACAACCTCGGGCTGCTCTGCGCCGAGCAGGGCCGCACCGCGCACGCCGACCAGTGGTACCGCCGCGCCGCGTACGCGGGACACCGCGAGGCCGCCAACGCGCTCGCCGTGCTGCTGCTCCAGGGCGGCGACGCGGCGGGCGCCGAGCCGTGGTTCTCCAAGGCCGCCGAGGCGGGCAGTGTCGACGCCGCGTTCAACCTCGGGATCCTCTACGCGAGCCGTGGCGACGAGGCCGCGGCCCTGCGCTGGTACGAGCGGGCGGCGGCGGCCGGGCACACCGACGCCGCTCTCCAGGTCGGCACCGCGCGGCTGCGCGAGGGCGACGAGCAGGAGGCCGAGCGGCACCTGCGGTGCGCGGCGGGCGGCGGCAGCGCCGAAGCGGCGTACCGCCTCGGAACGCTGCTCGATGCGCGCCGCCCGCCTGCCGAGGCGCCGGTCCTCGGTGAGCCCGCGGCGGCGAAGACCGAGTGCGAGGAGTGGTACGAGCGGGCGGCCGAGATGGGCCACCGCCGCGCCCAGGTCCGGGTCGGCATGCTCGCGTCCGCCCGCGGCGACGTCGTCGAGGCCGCGCGGTGGTACCGCAAGGCCGCCGAGGCGGGCAGCAGCAACGGCGCGTTCAACCTCGGGCTGCTTCTCGCCCGCGAGGGGAGCGAGCCGGAGGCCGCGCTCTGGTGGACCCGGGCCGCCGACGCGGGACACGGGCGGGCGGCGCTCCGCCTCGCCCTGCTCTACGCCCGGCGCGGGCAGCTGGCGCAGGGGCAGCGGTGGGCGTCGCGTGCGGTCGATCTCGGTCCCGCCGAGGTCGCCGAGCGTGCGGGACGCCTGCGCGAGGCGCTGCGGCAGGAGCTGACGGCGTAGGTCTTCGGCACCCGTGGGGGAACGGATTTGCGCTGGTCGTAGCCCTGACGTAGAGTTGTGTTCATCGACGCGGGGTGGAGCAGCTCGGTAGCTCGCTGGGCTCATAACCCAGAGGTCGCAGGTTCAAATCCTGTCCCCGCTACTGAAGATCGAGGGCCGGAAGCCAATGGGTTTCCGGCCCTCGATTCGTTTACAGGGCTGTCATTTGCGGCCTACTGCCTCCTCGTACAGCTCGCGGTCCACCGCCTTCTTCTCCGGCACCTTGTCGCCCTTCGAGACGCCCGCCGCGCGGTACGCGTCCTGCAGACGGTCCGTGGTCCCAGCGCGGATCTCCCAGTCCATGCGCAGCGACGGCGTGGCCAGCAGAACCTCCTCGTCCGTGCCGAGCAGCTCGGCGAGCTCCGCGGCGAAGGCCTTGTCGGCCTTGTAGTCGCCCGCGAAGTACGTGTTGACCGTCCGGATGTACGCGCGCAGCAGCGCGACGCCCGCGTCCGGGTCCTTCTTCAGGAGTTTCGGTCCGAAGAGGAGGCCGCCGAGCGGTTCGGCCTGCGGCTGGCCGCCCAGGAACGCGAACCGCTTGTCGCCGTCGACCTTGCGCCACACCGGATCGAGCAGCCAGGCCGCGTCGGTGCCGCCGTTCTGGAGGGCGGTGAGGACGTCCGCCGAGCCGAGCTGCTGGAAGGTGATCTCGTCGAGCCCGCCGCCGTGCTTCTTGAGGGCCTTGCCCATGGGATACGCGATGACGGACCCCTTGCCGATCATCGTGCCGAGGGTGCGGCCCGCCATCGGGACGTGGTCCGCCGTCTCGTCGTCCTTCAGGCGTACCCACAAGCCACTCTTGGAGCGGGGGTCCGGGGAGAAGTTGCCTGCCGTCCACTTGATGTCGAACCCGCTGGTGATGCCGTTCATCACGGCCGCATCCGGAGCGGCCCACTGGGCGTCGATGTCGCCCTTCGCGAGGAGGGGGAGGGCGTCGGGGGTGGGCAGGACCTTGAGGGCGACATTGAGGCCCTCCTTCTTGAACTCGCCCTTTTCGACGGCCATCTGGAGGGGTGCCACGTACTCGGCGCTCAGGGTGCCGGTGGCGATCGTGATGTCCCGCTTCTCGGCGAGCGGTTTCGGGGCGGGGGCGCCCGCGGAGCAGCGAGCCGGTTTCCGGTCGGGGGCGAGGTCGGCGGGGTCGGTCCAGCTGCCCTTGCCGCAGCCCGCCACCGGGCTGACGGAGCGGGGTTTGCCGGGCTCGGGCGGTGGTGCGTCGTCCTCCTTCGCGCAGCCCGCAGCCGCAAGCAGCGAGCCCGCGACGAGGAGCGCGAGAGCGGTGGTACGGGCAGGGGCGCCGGTACACGTACGGGTACGCATGAAGCCTCCCGGGGGCAGGTGGGTCACGACTGGCTCCGGCCCCGGTCGCGCGGGGCCCACGGCGTGAGCAGCCGGCCCGCGATCCGCACCAGCTCGGAGAAGACGACACCGAGGACGGCGACGCAGACGATGCCGACGAACATCACGTCGTTCTGGAAGAGCGCCCGCGAGTCGAAGATGAGGTGCCCGAGACCGTCGGCCGCCGCGATCTGCTCCGAGGCGACGATCACGAGGACCGCGACCCCCGCGGCGATCCGCGCGCCGACCAGCACAGCGGGCAGGGACGCGGGCAGCAGGACATGGCGGAACATCTGCCAGGGCGAGGCGCCGAAGACCTGACCGGCGTCGCGGTGCCCGGACGGGACAGCGAGGACCGCCGCCATCGTCGAGATCCAGACGAAGAAGAAGACGGTGGCGGCGACGAGCGCGATCTGCGGGCCCTCGCCGAGGCCGAACATGTTGAGGAAGACGGGCAGCAGCGCCAGCTTGGGAACGACGTACAGGGCGTCGAGTGTGGGCTCCAGAGCGGCCCGTACGACGGGCAGGGAGCCCATGAGGAGGCCGAGCGCGTACCCGGCGACCGTGCCGATCGCGTACCCGGCGAGCACGCGCTGCAGCGTGGCCCACACGTCCGGCCACAGCTCACCGTCGGCCGCCCGGTGCCAGCCGTCCTCCAGGATCGTCTGGGGTGCGGGATAAACGCGGTCGTCGATCCAGCCGCTCACCGCTGCGAGCTGCCAGAGCAGGATCAGCGCAAGGGGGACGCCCACGGCGAGCGACAGCTCCAGGACGCGGCGCCTGCGGTGGGTCCGGGCGGGATGCAGCTCCTGAGGGCCGGGGCGCCGCACCAGGAGGCCCTCGTCCCCGGGTGCCTTGTCCGTGAGGGCGCTCATGCGGCCGCCCTGACGCCGACCTCGCCCCGCAGCAGCTCCCACAGCTCGCTCTTGAGCGCGGTGAACTCCGGTGCGGAGCGCACGGCCCCCGTGCGGGGGCGGTCGAAGGGAGGGCGTTGTTCGGCGATGAAGCGGCCGGGTCCGGCCGACATCACCAGGACGCGGTCGCCGAGAACGATGGCCTCTTCAAGGCTGTGGGTGATGAAAAGAGTGGTGGTCTCCGTGGTCTGCGTGAGGGCCAGCAGCTCATCCTGGAGGATGGTGCGGAGCTGGGCGTCGAGGGCCGCGAAGGGCTCATCCATGAGGAGGATCTCGGGCTCCACCGCCAGGGCACGCGCGATGGCGACGCGCTGGCGCATGCCGCCGGAGAGCGTGGCGGGGTAGGCGTCGGCGAAGTCGGCGAGGCCCATGCGGGTCAGCCACCGGGTGGCGCGGGCGTTCGCCTCGCGGCGCGGGACCTTCTGGATGTCGAGGCCGAAACGTACGTTGGCCTGCACCGTCTTCCAGTCGTAGATGCCGTAGTCCTGGAAGATCATCGCGACGGGGTGCCGCGCGGACGTGCGGATGCTGAGCTCGCCGGAGCTGGGTCGCAGCAAACCGGCGCCGATGCGCAGGAGCGTCGACTTTCCGCAGCCTGAGGGGCCGACCACACAGGTGAACTCGCCGGGGGCGATGTCCAGGTCGACGGGGCCGAGCGCGTGCACCGCCCCCGCGGCCCGGCCGAAGGTTCTGGTCACCGCGCGGGCGCGGAGTTTGGGTGGTGAGGGGGGTGACGGGTGCGGATCTTCCACGGCTTCTCCTTGCGGAGGGCAGGCGGACGCAGGGCGCCGCCGAGAATATGACGGCCCGTCAGATCTTGGAAGGGGTACACCGAAGGGCCCGGCACCGAAGACGGTGCCGGGCCCTCCAAGGCGTACGGAAAAGCGCTTACGCGCCCGCGCAGTTGGGGCAGACCCCGCGGTACGTGACCTCGACGTCCTCGATCGTGAAACCGAAGCGCTCCGAGTCGGGGAGGCTGGTCAGGGGGTTGCCCGTGGGGTGCACGTCACGGATCGCGCCGCAGCGGGCGCAGACCAGGTGCTGGTGGGGGCGGTGCGCGTTCGGGTCGTACCGCTTCGCGCGGCGGTCCGTCGAGACCTCGAGGATCTCGCCGAGGGTCACCAGCTCGCCCAGCGTGTTGTAGACGGTGGCGCGGGAGATCTCGGGCAGCTTGTCCGCGGCGCGGGCGTGCACCTCGTCCGCCGTGAGGTGGACGTGGTCCCCGTCGAGGACCTCGGCCACGACGCGCCGCTGCGCCGTCATGCGCCAACCGCGTCCGCGCAGTCGTTCCAACAGGTCACTCATGGAAGCCAGCCTAACAGCAGGGGACCTAAATCCCGAACGGGTGTGACTTTGGATTCTCGCTTGACTTAGACAAAGTCTATCGTAGGATCGAGTACGGCGGGGCCGACGGCACGCCATGGGCAGCACGCCAAGGACAGGACTTGCAGGTATGACGCAGGAGGCGCACGTGACGCAGGGACCGCTCACCACGGAGGCCGGAGCGCCGGTCGCCGACAACCAGAACAGTGAGACCGCGGGTCTCGGCGGCCCGGTCCTCGTGCAGGACCAGCTGCTGCTCGAGAAGCTCGCGCACTTCAACCGCGAGCGGATCCCGGAGCGTGTCGTGCACGCCCGCGGCGCCGGTGCGTACGGCACCTTCACGCTCACCCGTGACGTCTCGCAGTGGACGCGCGCCAAGTTCCTCTCCGAGGTCGGCAAGCAGACCGAGACGTTCCTGCGCTTCTCCACCGTGGCCGGCAACCTCGGCGCGGCCGACGCGGTGCGCGACCCGCGCGGCTGGGCGCTGAAGTTCTACACCGAAGAGGGCAACTACGACCTCGTCGGCAACAACACCCCGGTCTTCTTCATCCGGGACGCCATCAAGTTCCCCGACTTCATCCACACCCAGAAGCGCGACCCGTACACGGGCTCGCAGGAGGCGGACAACGTCTGGGACTTCTGGGGCCTCAGCCCGGAGAGCACCCACCAGGTGACCTGGCTCTTCGGCGACCGCGGCATCCCCGCCTCGTACCGTCACATGGACGGCTTCGGCTCGCACACGTTCCAGTGGAACAACGAGGCCGGCGAGGTCTTCTGGGTCAAGTACCACTTCAAGACCGACCAGGGCATCAAGAACCTCACCCAGGACGAGGCCAACAAGCTCGCCGGTGAGGACCCCGACTCCCACCAGCGCGACCTGCGCGAGGCCATCGAGCGCGGCGAGTTCCCGACCTGGTCCGTGCAGGTCCAGATCATGCCCGCGGCGGAGGCGGCGACCTACCGCTTCAACCCGTTCGACCTCACCAAGGTGTGGCCGCACGCGGACTACCCGCCGATCGAGATCGGCAAGCTGGAGCTCAACCGCAACCCGGAGAACGTCTTCGCGGAGGTCGAGCAGGCCATCTTCAGCCCCGCCCACTTCGTGCCGGGCATCGGCCCGTCCCCCGACAAGATGCTCCAGGGCCGCCTCTTCGCGTACGGCGACGCCCACCGCTACCGCGTCGGCATCAACGCCGACCACCTGCCGGTGAACCGCCCGCACGCCACCGAGGCGCGCACCCACTCCCGTGACGGCTTCCTGTACGACGGCCGCCACAAGGGCGCGAAGAACTACGAGCCGAACAGCTTCGGCGGCCCCTTCCAGACGGACCGGGCGCTGTGGCAGCCCGTGCCCGTCACCGGTGCCACGGGCAACCACGAGACGCCCCGGCATGCCGAGGACAACGACTTCGTGCAGGCGGGCAACCTCTACCGCCTGATGTCCGAGGACGAGAAGGGCCGCCTGATCGACAACCTGTCGGGCTTCCTGGCCAAGGTCTCGCGCGAGGACATCGTCGACCGCGCGGTGAACAACTTCCGTCAGGCCGACGGAGACTTCGGCAAGCGGCTGGAGGCCGCGGTCCAGGCCCTGCGCGGCTGACCAGCACCACTTGCCGTGGAGAGGCGGCGGGCCGGTTCCCCTTCGGGGGCCGGCCCGCCGCCGTGTTTCCGGCCCGTGAGCTGGGCCTCAGCCCGTGAGCTGGGCTGACGCGCGCCGGTCGGGCGCCCAGCAGCGGATGATGTCGCGCACCGAGACGATGCCCGCGGGCTCGTTCCCGTCCATGACGATCAGATGCCGGAAGCCGCCGTGCGCCATGGCGTCCGCCGCGTCCTCCAGGGTCCACGCCGGGCAGGCGAAGACGACCTCGGTCGTGGTGTGGGTGCCGGCGATCTCGGTGTCGGGGTTCTGGCCGAGGGCGAGCGAGTTGAGGACGTCGCGCTCGGTCAGGATGCCGAGCCCGTAGGTTTCGGGGTCGAGGACGACAGCCGCTCCGACGTGGCGCGCTGACATCAGCCTGGCCGCCTGGCGCAGGGTGTGGGTGGGGCCGATGGTCAGGACCACCGTGCTCATGGCGTCGCGGACGAGCATGGGCGTGAGCCACCTCCTTGGTGAAACCGCGGCCTCCCGGTGGGCGAAGGATTGCCTCCGCTACCTGCTGGAGAACGGTTTCACAAGTTCACAAGTGGGGGGACTCATAGAGTCGCAGCCGCGCGGGGGGCCAGCAAGGGGCCGGGCGGGGTCAGTTGGCGCCGCTGACCGCGCGGCCGTCAGTACCGCTGGTTGAGATAGCCGAGCAGTTCGTCGTGGAGCAGGCCGTTCGACGCCGCCGCGTTGCTGCTGTGCGGTCCCGGCCTGCCGTCGAGACCGGTGAAGGTGCCGCCCGCCTCCGTCACCACGATCGCGTTCGCCGCCATGTCCCAGAGCGAGAGCTCCGGCTCCGCGCAGAGGTCGACCGAGCCCTCGGCGACCATCATGTACGGCCAGAAGTCGCCGTATCCGCGCGTGCGCCACACCGACCGCGTGAGGTCCAGGAATCCGTCGAGGCGGCCCTGCTCCTCCCAGCCGGAGAGCGAGGAGTACGCCAGCGAGGCGTCCCCGAGCCGCGAGACCTTGGAGACCTGCAGCCGCGTCGCCGACGTGAGGGAACGGCCGGTGTAGGCGCCGCCGCCCTTCGCGGCCCACCAGCGGCGGCCGAGCGCGGGCGCCGAGACGACCCCGACCACCGGCTGGTAGCCGCCCTCGCCCGCTTCCGTCAGGGCGATCAGCGTCGCCCACACCGGGACGCCGCGCACGTAGTTCTTGGTGCCGTCGATCGGGTCGACGACCCAGCGGCGCGGCCCGGTGCCCTCGACGCCGTACTCCTCGCCGAGGATCGCGTCGCGCGGCCTGGCCCGCTGGAGGTGGCCACGGATCAGCTCCTCGGCGGCCTTGTCGGCCTCGCTCACCGGCGTCATGTCCGGCTTGGTCTCGACCTTCAGGTCGAGGGCCTTGAACCGGTCCATGGTCGCGGCGTCGGCGGCGTCCGCGAGGACGTGGGCGAGACGCAGATCATCGTGGTAGTCGGGCATGGGTGAACAGTATCGATCTCGATCGACACGATCCACAGGGCCGTGTCGCGGACGCCGCGCACATGCTGCCGGAGCTATTGACAGTGCCGCCGAGCGCGTCAACTCTGGCACGGGAGCCGCTCTGACCCGGAGGCGACGATGCCTGCAGCACGGGAATCCTTACTGGACGCGGCGTACACGGCGCTCGCGCGACGGCCGTGGCCGGCTGTCCGCATGGTCGATGTGGCGGCCACCGCCGGGGTCTCCCGGCAGACCCTCTACAACGAGTTCGGCAGCAAGGACGGCCTCGCC
This window encodes:
- a CDS encoding Fur family transcriptional regulator; amino-acid sequence: MSDLLERLRGRGWRMTAQRRVVAEVLDGDHVHLTADEVHARAADKLPEISRATVYNTLGELVTLGEILEVSTDRRAKRYDPNAHRPHQHLVCARCGAIRDVHPTGNPLTSLPDSERFGFTIEDVEVTYRGVCPNCAGA
- a CDS encoding cyclic nucleotide-binding/CBS domain-containing protein — translated: MLVRDAMSTVVLTIGPTHTLRQAARLMSARHVGAAVVLDPETYGLGILTERDVLNSLALGQNPDTEIAGTHTTTEVVFACPAWTLEDAADAMAHGGFRHLIVMDGNEPAGIVSVRDIIRCWAPDRRASAQLTG
- the hisN gene encoding histidinol-phosphatase — translated: MPDYHDDLRLAHVLADAADAATMDRFKALDLKVETKPDMTPVSEADKAAEELIRGHLQRARPRDAILGEEYGVEGTGPRRWVVDPIDGTKNYVRGVPVWATLIALTEAGEGGYQPVVGVVSAPALGRRWWAAKGGGAYTGRSLTSATRLQVSKVSRLGDASLAYSSLSGWEEQGRLDGFLDLTRSVWRTRGYGDFWPYMMVAEGSVDLCAEPELSLWDMAANAIVVTEAGGTFTGLDGRPGPHSSNAAASNGLLHDELLGYLNQRY
- a CDS encoding ABC transporter ATP-binding protein; amino-acid sequence: MEDPHPSPPSPPKLRARAVTRTFGRAAGAVHALGPVDLDIAPGEFTCVVGPSGCGKSTLLRIGAGLLRPSSGELSIRTSARHPVAMIFQDYGIYDWKTVQANVRFGLDIQKVPRREANARATRWLTRMGLADFADAYPATLSGGMRQRVAIARALAVEPEILLMDEPFAALDAQLRTILQDELLALTQTTETTTLFITHSLEEAIVLGDRVLVMSAGPGRFIAEQRPPFDRPRTGAVRSAPEFTALKSELWELLRGEVGVRAAA
- a CDS encoding catalase, with protein sequence MTQEAHVTQGPLTTEAGAPVADNQNSETAGLGGPVLVQDQLLLEKLAHFNRERIPERVVHARGAGAYGTFTLTRDVSQWTRAKFLSEVGKQTETFLRFSTVAGNLGAADAVRDPRGWALKFYTEEGNYDLVGNNTPVFFIRDAIKFPDFIHTQKRDPYTGSQEADNVWDFWGLSPESTHQVTWLFGDRGIPASYRHMDGFGSHTFQWNNEAGEVFWVKYHFKTDQGIKNLTQDEANKLAGEDPDSHQRDLREAIERGEFPTWSVQVQIMPAAEAATYRFNPFDLTKVWPHADYPPIEIGKLELNRNPENVFAEVEQAIFSPAHFVPGIGPSPDKMLQGRLFAYGDAHRYRVGINADHLPVNRPHATEARTHSRDGFLYDGRHKGAKNYEPNSFGGPFQTDRALWQPVPVTGATGNHETPRHAEDNDFVQAGNLYRLMSEDEKGRLIDNLSGFLAKVSREDIVDRAVNNFRQADGDFGKRLEAAVQALRG
- a CDS encoding ABC transporter substrate-binding protein, whose translation is MRTRTCTGAPARTTALALLVAGSLLAAAGCAKEDDAPPPEPGKPRSVSPVAGCGKGSWTDPADLAPDRKPARCSAGAPAPKPLAEKRDITIATGTLSAEYVAPLQMAVEKGEFKKEGLNVALKVLPTPDALPLLAKGDIDAQWAAPDAAVMNGITSGFDIKWTAGNFSPDPRSKSGLWVRLKDDETADHVPMAGRTLGTMIGKGSVIAYPMGKALKKHGGGLDEITFQQLGSADVLTALQNGGTDAAWLLDPVWRKVDGDKRFAFLGGQPQAEPLGGLLFGPKLLKKDPDAGVALLRAYIRTVNTYFAGDYKADKAFAAELAELLGTDEEVLLATPSLRMDWEIRAGTTDRLQDAYRAAGVSKGDKVPEKKAVDRELYEEAVGRK
- a CDS encoding ABC transporter permease yields the protein MSALTDKAPGDEGLLVRRPGPQELHPARTHRRRRVLELSLAVGVPLALILLWQLAAVSGWIDDRVYPAPQTILEDGWHRAADGELWPDVWATLQRVLAGYAIGTVAGYALGLLMGSLPVVRAALEPTLDALYVVPKLALLPVFLNMFGLGEGPQIALVAATVFFFVWISTMAAVLAVPSGHRDAGQVFGASPWQMFRHVLLPASLPAVLVGARIAAGVAVLVIVASEQIAAADGLGHLIFDSRALFQNDVMFVGIVCVAVLGVVFSELVRIAGRLLTPWAPRDRGRSQS
- a CDS encoding tetratricopeptide repeat protein → MDVMGDKATLLETGRFVQPADREDPGAAAEEMRHRLAAEAGDVDAMSVLGSLLLRRGDLDGAESLLRAATAEGDRAAANNLGVLLHQRGYADEAAGWWRVAAVAGSAAAAHALGRHHRERGDEPAAEYWLRQSAEQGHTLGAYALADLLEHRGDVGAERWLRAAAERGHREAAYRLARALDRRATTDRPDRTAAAPRRRTDPTERADRAGDAARTPADEAEQWYRQAAAKGHRRAALHLGAILERRGELKEAGRWYLNSAKDGEARAACALGFLLRDAGDEESAAVWWLKAAQDGDGNAANALGALHAERGETQTAERWYRAAMDAGDVNGAYNLGLLCAEQGRTAHADQWYRRAAYAGHREAANALAVLLLQGGDAAGAEPWFSKAAEAGSVDAAFNLGILYASRGDEAAALRWYERAAAAGHTDAALQVGTARLREGDEQEAERHLRCAAGGGSAEAAYRLGTLLDARRPPAEAPVLGEPAAAKTECEEWYERAAEMGHRRAQVRVGMLASARGDVVEAARWYRKAAEAGSSNGAFNLGLLLAREGSEPEAALWWTRAADAGHGRAALRLALLYARRGQLAQGQRWASRAVDLGPAEVAERAGRLREALRQELTA